From Alteromonas australica, one genomic window encodes:
- a CDS encoding MFS transporter: MTRRELKPVNYIAYGLNDILGAGSMAVISGWILFFYTTFCGLSAVEAASIFAIARILDAVASPLIGHISDGLGNTRLGRRFGRRRVFLLFSIPLLPSFALMWVSGQHYLYYLVTYVFFELIYAAVIIPYETLAAEMTDDYKKKAKLAGARILTGQMSAILAGILPSWIVSSVGGKESASTFLIMGIIFAALFMVVVFIVWLFTWEREQTGVSEDALAQERKGSVADTFKVLYTNLTSTLKIRAFRLHLGMYLGGYISQDVFNAVFTYFVVFAIGGTVVIASEMMAVTYIAQLAAVAVAIPLVMRFGPAPTYRVAISLYIVAIVALVLMYVMSGEFNLLWLAVGVIIAGLGRGALNYIPWNTYNYMADVDQIVTAQRREGSFAGVMTFIRKATQALAVMSVGIILEMGGFISGADAQSDQAISTIVIMLAVGPIIVLLLGFYVSTFFKLSKETHEVLMAEIAHLKTGATSPTSEQNKHIVEDLSGFKYDELWGRNNVGRFSPSVIKPGVRDAFNEK; encoded by the coding sequence ATGACAAGACGAGAACTAAAGCCCGTCAATTATATTGCTTACGGTTTAAACGATATCCTCGGTGCGGGGTCGATGGCCGTTATCAGTGGTTGGATTTTATTTTTCTACACTACGTTTTGTGGTTTATCTGCGGTTGAAGCTGCTAGTATTTTTGCCATTGCACGTATACTAGATGCAGTTGCGAGCCCCCTTATCGGTCACATTTCAGATGGATTGGGCAATACTCGATTGGGACGTAGGTTTGGTCGCCGCCGAGTCTTCTTATTGTTCTCTATTCCTTTGCTTCCCAGCTTCGCGTTAATGTGGGTTAGCGGTCAACATTACTTGTACTACTTAGTGACGTACGTGTTTTTCGAATTGATTTACGCCGCTGTCATCATTCCTTATGAGACATTGGCAGCGGAAATGACGGATGACTACAAGAAAAAAGCGAAGCTTGCTGGCGCAAGAATCCTTACAGGGCAAATGTCCGCGATATTAGCGGGGATTCTGCCAAGTTGGATTGTGAGCTCAGTGGGAGGCAAAGAGTCAGCATCTACTTTTCTGATTATGGGAATTATCTTCGCCGCGTTGTTTATGGTGGTTGTCTTCATTGTATGGCTATTTACATGGGAGCGTGAACAAACTGGGGTGAGTGAAGATGCCTTAGCGCAAGAGCGTAAAGGCAGCGTGGCTGATACCTTCAAAGTCTTGTATACCAATCTCACTTCTACGCTGAAGATTCGAGCATTTCGTTTACATCTAGGTATGTATCTCGGTGGTTATATTAGCCAAGATGTATTTAATGCCGTGTTCACCTATTTTGTCGTATTCGCAATTGGCGGTACTGTCGTGATCGCATCTGAAATGATGGCAGTGACTTACATTGCGCAGCTCGCCGCCGTGGCAGTGGCTATCCCTTTAGTCATGAGGTTTGGTCCTGCGCCTACCTATCGCGTAGCTATCTCACTTTATATCGTCGCTATTGTCGCGTTGGTGCTTATGTACGTTATGAGTGGTGAATTCAACCTGCTGTGGTTAGCCGTCGGCGTCATTATTGCTGGTCTTGGCCGGGGAGCACTTAATTATATTCCTTGGAACACGTACAACTACATGGCGGATGTAGACCAAATCGTTACTGCACAGCGTCGTGAGGGAAGTTTTGCTGGTGTGATGACCTTTATCCGAAAAGCAACACAAGCACTTGCGGTCATGTCGGTGGGGATCATCCTGGAAATGGGGGGATTTATTTCAGGCGCAGACGCGCAAAGTGATCAAGCAATTTCCACTATCGTGATCATGCTAGCGGTTGGGCCCATTATCGTTTTATTGCTCGGCTTCTACGTATCTACGTTCTTTAAATTAAGTAAAGAGACCCATGAAGTCTTAATGGCTGAAATAGCGCACTTAAAAACAGGCGCTACTTCGCCAACGTCTGAACAAAACAAGCACATAGTAGAAGACCTTTCAGGCTTTAAATACGACGAGCTCTGGGGACGCAATAACGTAGGACGTTTTTCTCCTTCAGTTATCAAACCAGGAGTGAGAGATGCATTCAATGAAAAGTAA
- the kduD gene encoding 2-dehydro-3-deoxy-D-gluconate 5-dehydrogenase KduD, with product MALNFQLNGKTALVTGASRGIGQALALGLAQSGATVVCASSRASGCDDTVEKIKALGKDAYALSADLSDAAATESLAKEALAITGCIDILVNNGGTIYRAPATEFPLEQWKNVMQVNIDSAFILSQVIGKSMIARKCGKIINIASMLSYSGGITVPAYTASKHAIAGLTKALANEWGQHNVQVNAIAPGYIRTDNTQALQDDNERSSEILKRIPANRWGEAEDLQGAAVFLASDASAYVNGHILAVDGGFLAR from the coding sequence ATGGCTTTAAATTTTCAATTGAATGGCAAAACTGCCCTTGTTACAGGGGCAAGCAGAGGCATTGGACAGGCACTTGCCCTAGGGTTAGCACAATCTGGAGCTACCGTTGTTTGTGCGAGTAGCCGAGCGAGTGGTTGTGATGACACCGTAGAAAAAATAAAAGCATTGGGTAAAGATGCATATGCTTTGAGTGCAGATTTGAGTGACGCTGCGGCGACAGAATCACTTGCCAAAGAGGCATTAGCGATAACAGGGTGTATCGACATTTTAGTCAATAATGGCGGCACGATTTATCGCGCGCCAGCAACTGAGTTTCCGCTAGAGCAATGGAAAAATGTAATGCAAGTTAATATCGATTCCGCCTTTATTTTATCGCAGGTTATTGGTAAATCCATGATTGCTCGTAAATGCGGAAAAATCATTAATATTGCATCAATGCTAAGTTATAGCGGCGGCATCACTGTCCCCGCTTATACCGCGAGTAAGCATGCTATCGCGGGTCTGACAAAGGCATTGGCGAATGAATGGGGGCAGCACAACGTTCAAGTAAATGCGATCGCACCAGGCTATATTCGCACCGATAACACTCAAGCTCTACAAGATGATAATGAGCGCAGCAGTGAAATATTAAAACGCATTCCTGCAAATCGATGGGGAGAGGCCGAAGATTTGCAAGGTGCTGCTGTGTTTTTAGCGAGCGATGCTAGTGCCTACGTTAATGGCCACATTCTCGCCGTTGATGGCGGCTTCTTGGCGCGTTAG
- a CDS encoding oligogalacturonate lyase family protein has protein sequence MHSMKSNHAFSYLLLTLALFATSSVANTIPKEWIDETTGHRVVRLSEEPGSRSLYFHQNGYSAQGDKMVISVDNPRGIATVDLKTFEVRRLYEHPDVGLLFMGPKSRNVYVTQIDGAGDGKVVAKNELQQPTTVLAINIDSGEVQHIATVPRGKIHSINTDETLLIGAFAERAYQLESGPRHARFEARYEAVGEDGKPLTFAEAKEVRINERLEARIPMQMFVVDIQTAKQSTIYEATDWLNHIQFSPTDPNKIMFCHEGPWHKVDRIWTMNLDGSERKKMHTRTMNMEIAGHEFFDASGERIFYDLQTPRGEVFWLASIDIKTNERVWRHLPRDWWSVHFNIAPNGTMFAGDGGDNEMVARAKDGKWIYLFESEPVRDVAGISAPDAAALIKPAVLKAKKLVNMENHDYRLEPNVTFTPDSKWVVFRSNMHGPVHVYAAEVAPAKKH, from the coding sequence ATGCATTCAATGAAAAGTAATCACGCGTTTTCTTACCTTCTACTCACTTTGGCATTATTCGCCACCTCAAGTGTTGCCAATACCATCCCTAAGGAATGGATAGATGAGACGACGGGCCACCGTGTTGTTCGGTTGTCTGAAGAGCCAGGCTCCCGTTCCTTGTACTTCCATCAAAATGGGTACAGTGCCCAGGGGGATAAAATGGTTATCTCTGTAGATAACCCACGTGGTATCGCAACCGTAGATTTGAAGACCTTTGAGGTTCGTCGGCTATATGAACACCCCGATGTAGGCCTGTTATTTATGGGGCCCAAAAGTCGCAATGTATATGTTACTCAAATTGACGGCGCTGGCGACGGGAAGGTGGTAGCGAAAAACGAACTTCAACAACCTACTACAGTACTGGCTATCAATATTGATAGTGGTGAGGTACAGCATATTGCTACTGTACCTAGAGGGAAAATTCACTCAATAAATACAGACGAGACATTGCTTATTGGAGCTTTTGCAGAGCGCGCCTACCAATTAGAGTCGGGCCCAAGGCATGCAAGGTTTGAAGCACGCTATGAAGCCGTTGGAGAAGATGGTAAACCGCTAACGTTTGCAGAGGCTAAAGAGGTGAGGATTAACGAGCGATTAGAAGCAAGAATTCCCATGCAGATGTTTGTGGTAGATATTCAAACCGCGAAGCAAAGCACGATTTATGAAGCCACCGACTGGCTAAATCACATTCAGTTTTCTCCTACTGATCCGAACAAAATCATGTTTTGTCACGAAGGGCCGTGGCACAAAGTTGATCGTATATGGACCATGAATTTAGATGGTAGTGAGCGTAAAAAGATGCACACACGCACAATGAATATGGAAATAGCAGGGCATGAGTTTTTTGATGCCAGTGGAGAACGAATTTTTTATGACTTGCAAACACCACGAGGTGAAGTGTTTTGGCTGGCAAGTATCGATATAAAAACTAATGAGCGCGTGTGGCGTCACTTGCCGCGGGATTGGTGGTCTGTTCATTTTAATATTGCGCCCAACGGTACAATGTTCGCTGGCGATGGCGGAGACAATGAAATGGTGGCTCGTGCTAAAGACGGTAAGTGGATATACCTTTTTGAGTCAGAGCCCGTTCGTGATGTGGCAGGCATCAGTGCTCCCGATGCTGCAGCGTTAATTAAGCCTGCCGTACTAAAAGCAAAAAAGCTGGTGAATATGGAAAATCATGATTACAGGTTAGAGCCCAATGTTACCTTTACACCCGATAGTAAATGGGTGGTTTTTCGTTCCAATATGCATGGCCCAGTTCATGTTTACGCCGCAGAAGTCGCGCCAGCAAAGAAACATTAG